Part of the Candidatus Obscuribacterales bacterium genome is shown below.
GAACTGGCTATATCCCAGACGTTAATCATTCAATTCATACCTCACTACGGAGAGAATACAATGTCTCAATATTGCATCATTGTTGGCATGGGCGAAGGTAATGGTATAGCGATCGCCCGCCGGTTTGCCCAGGAAGGATTTGCTATAGCCATGGTGGCCCGCAATGAACAAAAGCTCCAGAGTTACCAATCGACACTGCAGGCGGAAAATATAACATCCCACTATT
Proteins encoded:
- a CDS encoding SDR family NAD(P)-dependent oxidoreductase; translated protein: MSQYCIIVGMGEGNGIAIARRFAQEGFAIAMVARNEQKLQSYQSTLQAENITSHYFLADAGNEAELNAALTTIQDQLGTPEVLIPSPANQP